Proteins from one Bacteroides mediterraneensis genomic window:
- a CDS encoding shikimate kinase, with amino-acid sequence MKRVFLIGYMGSGKTTLGRAYSAATGLQFVDLDWYIEERMHKSISDLFAERGEEGFRLLEQRMLHEAGEFEDVLIACGGGTPCFFDNMDYMNHTGETVFLDVSPEVLFRRLKIAKAKRPLLANKTDEELMQVITSALEKRLPYYTKAKWRFNAEELESYAQIDRAVNRLKNLIN; translated from the coding sequence ATGAAAAGGGTGTTCTTGATTGGCTATATGGGTTCGGGCAAAACCACACTGGGAAGAGCTTACAGTGCGGCTACCGGACTACAGTTTGTCGATTTGGACTGGTATATCGAGGAGCGCATGCACAAATCCATCTCCGATTTGTTCGCGGAGCGGGGGGAAGAAGGGTTCCGCTTGCTGGAACAGCGGATGCTTCATGAAGCCGGTGAGTTCGAAGACGTACTGATTGCGTGCGGGGGAGGGACACCCTGCTTTTTCGACAACATGGATTATATGAATCATACAGGTGAAACAGTATTTCTGGATGTATCTCCGGAGGTACTGTTCCGTCGTTTAAAGATAGCAAAGGCCAAACGTCCGTTGTTGGCGAACAAAACGGACGAGGAACTGATGCAGGTCATTACTTCGGCACTGGAAAAGCGGCTGCCCTACTATACGAAGGCAAAGTGGCGTTTCAATGCGGAAGAACTTGAAAGTTATGCACAGATTGACAGGGCGGTAAACCGCTTGAAAAACTTGATAAATTAA